CAGCTCGTAGAGCGCCACTTCGTCCACGAACGCGCTGCCTCCCGTCGTGTTCTCGAGAATCAGCGACAGGAAAGACGCCACGTCGGACGCGGCCGTGAAGTCGCCGTAGGCCACATGCCACGGAGTGTCACCGGCGACGTGCCGCACCAGCACGGGCAGCGATTCCGTCTGGCCGATCTCCGGCCAGCCGGTGAACTTGACGCAGACGCCGTACGGCTGGCCCGCGGTGCGCGGTCCCGTTACGCCCTCTGTCCGCAAACGCACGAACACGCGGTAGCGCCGGCCGGGAACCAGCGGCACGGCGGAACTCGAGAAGCCGTAGAACATCAGCGGGTTCCTCTCGTCGAGCCGCAGCGCCGCCAGACCGTGCGCCCAGGCGCTCTCCAGCGACAGTCCCGTGGCCGGGACCGTTCCTTCGTAGGACAGCGTGCGCGAGGTCCACGGCCCCCACGCCGAGCCCCAGATCTGCCCGCTGATCCACCAGCGGAACATCGTCTGGTTGCCCGAGCCGACCTGATTCAGGTTGTTGATCATCTCGTAGGAGAACTGCCGCGGACCGGCGCCAATGCCGCTGCCGCCGCCAAGGAACGGCGAGCCGTCGGCGTACTCGAAGTAGCGCCAGTCGGATTGGGAGACACGCACGGGTCCGCGATTGACAGGGCTCGCGGGGGCCGCGGCGGTGAAGGTCCGCTCGGCCGACTGCGCCGTGCCGCGGGCTTCGCGCACTTCAATCCGGTAGCGCCACGTTCCCTCCTGCGGCGGCGCGAACCGCACGGTCCACTCGGGTTCGCCCTCCGGGTACATCCATTCTTCGTTCGACTTCAGCGCCCGCTGGTAGCGCTGTTCGAGAAACGCCGGCCGCCGCAGCACAGTGGCCCAGTTGTCGCGCGTGAACAGCACGTCGACGCTCACGCCGTCCACCCACTCGAGCCCGCGCGGCGGGTTGGGATCGAAAGGAAGATGCGGATGCGTGGCCGCGCTGTTGGCCAGCCGGAAGCGGATGACGTAAGGCTCCCAGCGCTCCGCCGTGCCAGTTTCGCGGATATCGGTCACAGCGAGCGAGCCTGACGGAACGTAGCGGACACGCCGCTCCGCCGCAGCCACGCGCCCCTGCGCGTCGCGCACCTGAGCCAGAATCCGGTTCCAGCCGGGCTTCAGCGTCAGCGCCGCGCTCCAGGTGTTCGACAGGCTGGCCGCAGCCATCACGTCCCGGTCCGTCGTCACCAGGATCTCCGACAATGCGCCTTCCGCCGTGCCGCGCACGGTCAGCGAAGCGCTGTTGACCACCGCTCCGTCGGCGGGTTCGGTGATCGCAATGCGCGGAGCGCCCGCAGGAACAGGCGCGCTCCAGGCCACCGTGCGCGTCACCACGTTGCCATCGTCGTCCGACGCACGCAGCACCGCCGTGTAGCTGCCGGGCACGCTCACGCGCCGGGTTCCGGCAGGCCACTGCGAGCGCGCTCCGTCGCCGAAGTCCCAGTTGTAGCGGACCACTGCTCCATCGGGATCGTCGCCGGTCACGCGGTAATCGAGCAGGCGCTCTCCGCCCGCGCCTTCGCGCACCTCGATCACCGCGGTCAAATCAGGCGGCAATCCGGCTCCGGTCTTGCGAACAACGGCCAGATCGTCCACGAACACCGTCATGCGCAGGGAAGGACCGCCGAAGAAGCCGACCGCAATCCGCGTCTGCGTCGTCGACGCCTGGAAGGTCAGCGCATATTTCACCCAGCCGTCGCCCGCGCTCTGGCGCGAAATGTAGCCCGAATGCGCCAGCGTCTTCCAGTCCCAGCTGAGAGCTTCAAGGCGGAATCCGCCCCAGTCGCTGCCCGTTTCGGCAGCCACGCGCGCCCACCCAGTGAGTTTGTAGGTCTCGCCCGGCGTGGTCGTCACTACCTGCGTAATGGAATCGGTGGTGATGCGCGCCGACCACTGCCCGGAGTAGCGGTCTTCATTCGTGACCTGAGCCGAGCCGGACCAGCCGCTCAGAGTGCCGGTTTCGAAGCCGGGGTTCGCCAGCAGATTGCTGGAAGGCGCGCCGCCGCCTCCGCCACCGCCTCCGCCGCCACCAGAAGGCTCGTTCACCGTGATCGTCACGGGCGATGATGTCGTCTGCGCGCCACGGTCATCGACGGCGCGCGCCGCCAGCGTGTAGGTTCCCGTGTTGCTCAGCGTCAGGCTGGCGGAATAGGGGGCTGACGTGTCCGTCGCAGCCACAGCCCCATTCACCAGGAACTCCACGCGAACGACGCTTCCATCAGGGTCTGATGCCGCGGCGGCCACGTTGACCACTGCCGGTGCAGTGAACGTTGCGCCATTGGCTGGCGCGGTCAGCGCCACCACGGGCGGCTGGTTTGGCGGCGGCGTGTTGTCGGGCGGAATCGGCGATTCGCTCACGATGAACTCGTCGCCGCTGGCCTCATACCGCCCGCCGCCGCTGAAGTTGCTGAAGTTGATCCGCGTGTCCTGGGTGGTTGCGGTGAAGGTCATGTCGAGCCGCTTCCACTGTCCGACGGGGGTGTCCTGAGCGGTCACAAATCCGGCCGCCAGTTCCGTCCAGTCCCAAGCCGTGATGTTCACGCGCAGGCCGCCCCAGCCCGGCGGCTGGATTTCGCGGTCGATCCGCACGCGAGCCATCGCGTAATAGCGCCGGCCGGGCGTTGTGCGGAATGTCTGCGTGATGCTGCCATCGCCGTTCATCTTTAGCCCGAACCGTCCGGTATGCGCCGCTTCGGGACTGACCGTGAAGCCCCAGTCGTGACTCCAGCCGCTGAAGTCGCCCGTCTCCAGCCCGCCGTTCACCAGAATGTTGTTCACTGCGCCGCCGCCGCCCGAAGCCGGCGTCGCCGCCATCACGGGCGCGGACCAGCCCGAGCGGTTCCCTGCAGCGTCAACCGCCCGCACCCTGTATGTATAGGCCGTGGACGGCGCCAGGTTCGAGTCAGTGAACTCCGTGGCCGTGATCAGGGGCTGTGCAATCAGCGTTCCGTCGCGCTCGATCTCATAGCCGGCGACCTGAATGTTGTCTGTCGATGCCTGCCACTGCAGGCGGATGCTCGCGGGGCTTTGCGCCGTGGCCGTCAAGGATTGCGGCACGCTTGGCGGCGTGGTGTCGGCCGCCGTCTGCACCGTTACCGTCACTGCAGCAGACGTCGTCTGCGCGCCCTGGTTGTCCACTGCGCGGGCGGCCAACGTGTACGTCCCCACCGTGGCCAGCGTCGCGCGGTAGCGGTAAGGCGCCGCCGTGACGACTCCCGCCACCGAACCGTTCACGAGGAACTCGACGCGCGCCACCGAGCCGTCGGGATCCGATGCCGCCGCCGTCATGTCGAACGACGCTGGCGCCGTGAACGTCGCGCCGTTGGCCGGCGCTGTCAGCGTCACCACCGGCGGCTGATTCACTGGCGCCGAGCCGTCGGGCGGGATCTGCGTCTCGCTCACGTAGAACTCGTCGCCGCTGGCTTCGTAGCGCCCGCCGCCGCTGAAGTTCTCAAAGGCGATCCGCGTCTGAGTCGAAGCGGCGACAAAGTTGAAGTCCAGCCGCGTCCACTGTCCCGGAGGCGAGGTCTCGACCGTGACAGTCCGCTGGCCGAGCTCGTTCCAGTTGCTGGAATTCGTGATCTGCACGCGCACGCCGCCCCAGCTTGGCTTCGTGATCTCGCGGTCGATGCGCACGCGGGCCATCACATAGTAGCGCCTCCCGCGCACCGTGCGGAAGATCTGCGTGATGCGCCCGTCGCCGTTCATCTTCACGCCGAAACGCCCCGTGTGGGCCGCATCCGCGGAGACAGCCAGGCCCCAATCCAGGCTCCACCCCTGCAGATTGCCCGTCTCGAAGCCGCCGTTCGTCAGCAGGTTCGTCACCTGCGGCGGGGGCGGCGTTCCGCCTCCTCCGCCTGCGCCGGGTGTCGTCACCTGCGCGGCTGCGCTCCACCCTGAGCGGTTGCCGGCTGCATCGCGCGCCCGCACACGGTAGGTGTACGCCGTCGACGCCGTCAGCCCGCTGTCGGTGAACTCTGTCGCCGTCACCGCTTGCGGCAGCACCGCGCCGTTGCGCTCGATCTCATAGCCGGTCACTCCGGCGTTGTCCGTCGAAGCCTGCCAGACGAGGCGCACGGAAGTGGAACTGAGCGCAGTGGCCTGCAGCCCCTGCGGCGTCGAGGGCGGCGTGGTGTCGGGCGGCGGCGTCTGGGTCGTGACCTGGATGGTGACCGCCGCGGATGTCGCTGATGCTCCCGCATTGTCGAACGCCCGGGCTGCAATCGTGTACGTTCCCGCAGCGCTCAAAGTCACGCGCACCGTGTAGGGCGCCGCCGTGGCGGTGCCCGCGAGGTTGCCGTTCACGAGGAACTCCACCCGCGTGACGGTCCCGTCCGGGTCGGATGCTGTCGCAGCCAGATCCAGAGCGGCCGGAGCGAAGAAGGTGGCGCCGTTGGCCGGCGCCGTCAACGAAACTACGGGCGGCTGGTTGGGCGGAGGCGCACCGCCGCCCAGCGGAACCCACCGCTTCTCGCCGAAGCCTTCGATCGCTGCGATGACCCGTTGCCAGTGGCAGAGATCTCCGATCACGTACGGCGCATCGACATACTGCTCGAGCACGGCGCCCGGCTCGTTGTAGACATATGCGTGCACCATGAACAGCGCCCACGGCGTGTCCGGCGTGACCATGTGGTTTTCGCCATAGTGGCCCGTCCACAGATCGATAGGAGGATACTCGCCGCGATAGAGGAACCAGTACGGCCAGTGCCGCTCGATCGCGCGAGGCTGCCCGGGCTGGCCTTCCTGGGGGTTTTCCGTGACGCGGCGGCGCACGTCGGCGAGGCTGTTTTCAGCGAGAAACCGGCCGATTTCCGGGGCGAAAAACACGCCGACGGCATTGCTGTCGCGATGGAAATGGAAAGGCAGGAAGGCCCAGTCGTGCTGGCGGCCGCCGACATACCGCTGGAATGCCCCGTCCATGAAGGCGCTGAAATTCGTCCCCGCCGTCAGACCGGCGCGGATTTTCTCGAGCGCCGCCTGGTAGGTCGGGTCGCTCGTCAGCCCGAATTTTTCCAGCATCCGCACCCAGCCGATCGCCCCGGCGACTTCGCCATAGCGGACCGGCTGGTTCGGAATCGCCTGGAAGAGGTTCCGCAGCCGCGTCCAGCGCGCCCCCGATGGAGGCCGCGAGGCGGAGATGAAGTCCCAGTCGCCCGTGGCTTCGGCGTATTGCCAGAGCATGTAGATCGTCTCCGGCGGCACCTGCACGGGAGGCCAGATGTTGGGCCGGAGCGGGTCCGGGTTCGGAGACATCGGCAGCAGGTGGAATTCGCGCCGCGGCTGCGCCAGCTCGCACGCGCCCCAGCCGCCGCAGTGCTCGAAGGCAACTTCGGTCGGATCCGCGGCCCGCACCATGGAAGACAGGAAAGCGCGGACGCGCGTCTGCGTCTCCGGCTGCAGATAGGGCAGAGCCAGCGACATCACGTAGGCCGTCTCGCCCGGGTTGCCGTAGAGCATCCAGCTGCCCGTGACGCCGATTTCGAAATACGCCGGGCCCGGACGTCCGTTGCGGTCCACGAAATCCAGGAACCGTGCCACGTCCGCATCCAGCTCCGCGCGCAACCGGTCTGCGCCGGCGCCGATGTTGCGCACCTCCAGCCGCTCGACCGCGTACCGCCGCGCCGCGGCCGCGTCGATCGCCGCCGCATTCGTTCCGGCGGCCGCCAGCAAGAGAATGAGTGCTGTCGCTCGCATGACCGGCCTCCCCGTCATCTCGGCACTGCGTATGACTTGATCCCCGCGGTGTCGCGCAGCACGACGCGCGCGTTGGCGATCACCGCACCGACGTGCGTGCCGTACAGGCCGGCCGCGCCCGTATCATCGGAGCTGTAGAAGCGGATGTTGAACGTGCGGTTCGTCGACAGATCGACACCTCCAACCGAGACCCAGTTCGAAGAGACGATGGCGTTGGAGGCTGCCGTCAGGATTTCGAATTCATCGCTGATTTTGTGAAAATCTTCCCAGGCTTCCTTGCAGCCGAAGGATGGGCTTGCACAGCGGAAATATTGCAGGAACAGCCTCGCTTCAATGTTCGTGCCATCGGTGTAGACAGCCGGGTCGAAATTCAGGTTGATCGGGTTCAGGTCTCCGAAGGGGCGCACGCCCACTCCGTCGAACCGCGCCCATACGGTGCGCGCCGTCATCCACGCCCTGCCGCCCGCATCGTCCACCACCGGCGGCGCGCCCGCATCGCCGCTGCCGCTCGTCCACAGCACCGGTTCCGGCTGGCTGTAGCGGTCCTGCCCGTCGCTCGAGCGCAGCACCCAGAGCGACCGGCGGTGCGGATTGTTGCGAATCCTCTGGCTGATCGCCCGCTGTTCCGCCAGCCATTGCTGCGGAGTGCCGTCGTTCTGCGTCGCGTCGTTCACCCCGGTCGTCTGCTGCAGGAAGTACTCGTCGCCGATCAGCATGTCCAAGTGCGAGTACACCGGCGTCGTGCGGAAGATCACCACTCCGCCCGCCTGCCGGCTCGCCACCGGCCAGAGCCAGCTGAAGGACTGCCCCTCCAGCCGCCGCCGCCACAGGCGCGCCCCCGTGGAGGCATTGAGAGCGTACGCGTAGAGATTCTCGGCGCCGAAAAATACGCGCCCGTCGAGCACTGCCGCTGACGCCAGAATGGGCGTGCGCTCCGCCCCGGCATCATTTGGCCCGCCGACCTCGAAAACCCACACTGCCTGTCCCGTCGCCAGATCCACGCAATGGAACCGGCCATCCTTCGAGCCCAGATAAATCCGGTTGCCTTCCACCGCGGGGGACGCCGCGTAGCCCTTCTGCGCTCCGCGGTAGGTCCACACCCGGCTGCCGTCGCTGAGAGAAAGCGCCAGCAGCTCTCCCCGCTGCGTTGGCACAATCACCTTGCCATCGGCGATGGCCAGCGTCGCGAACACCGGCGATCCGGCGTCAACGGTCCAGCGGACCGCACCGGTGCGCTCGTCCAGAGCGAACACCCTCCCTTTAGTGGTGCCGATCGCCACCACGCCTTGCGCCACGACCGGCTGCCCGGACAACGGTTCGGGGGCATTCCAGCTCCACGCAGGAGACCCGTAACCTGCCGGGTTGGAGTTTGTGTGACGATCTGTTGCCAGCGTTTCGCCCGCCTGAAAACCGCTCCGGGCAGCGTCTCTCTGCAATTGCGGCCAGTCCGCCGCCCGCATCCCGGTAATTCCTGCCAGGAGCAGCATCACCGCCGGTAAATTTTTCAGTCCTGCTTTGAGAAAGAATCGCGTGCTCATGAGCCCGGTCTTCTCCTTTCCCGCACTGCGCGGTTCATTCCGTCCATCGGAACCTCTTTCAGAAGCCCGCATGGCATGGATCCCCGACCAGGAGCGGAAAAAACATCTGTGCTCCGTTCTCGCCCATTCAGCGGCTTTTCCGGCTCTTCGCCAGAGGATCACGAGAGGCTTTTCTCGGAGAAACTCCGTACTGCAAGGCCGCCGCCGGGCCGATTCCCGGATGCAATATGACTGCCAGATTCCTTCCGTTGCGGATTGCAGCAACCGCCGGTTGCATTCTCATGAAATTCAACAGCGTTTTCCCCGCGATTCCTGTGAATTGGATCTCCCTATTTCCCGGAGACATTTGCGGCAAGGCCGGTCCGCCGTGGCTCGGGCGCCGTTCCACGCCCCCGCGGCCGGCCTCTCTCGCCGGGCTGCGATCCTGCCGCATAGTACAATCAGTATTCATGCGAAAGTCCCTGATTTTCGCTATTCTGGCGCTCTCGGTCACCCCTGCGTCGCAAGCCCGCGAACCCGTCCGCGCGCGCCACGCCATGGTTGTCGCTCAGGAGCCGCTGGCCGCCGACGTTGGGGCGGAGGTTCTCCGGAAGGGCGGCAACGCCATCGATGCTGCTGTCGCCGTGGCCTTCGCGCTCGCGGTCACGCATCCTTCTGCCGGCAATCTCGGCGGAGGCGGATTCCTTCTGGTTCGTTTCGCAGACGGACGCTCCGCTTTCATCGACTTCCGCGAAATGGCGCCGCTCGCCGCTTCCCGGGACATGTACGTCGGCGCGGACGGCAAGCTGACGGAAGATTCGCTCATCGGCTGGCGGGCAGCCGCTGTCCCCGGCACTGTCCGCGGTCTCGAACTGGCGCACCGCAAGTTCGGCAGCAGACCCTGGGCTGAACTCCTGCAGCCCGCCATCCGGCTTGCCGCCGGGGGCGTCACCCTGTCTTACGCCGAAGCCCGCTCCCTCTGCGGCGCGCGCGCGCGGCTCAGCCGCTTCGAGGAATCCCGCCGCATCTTTCTCAAAGACGGGGCCTGCTACGAGCCCGGCGAAGTTCTCCGCCAACCGGAGCTTGCCCGCACGCTTGAGCGCATCGCCCGCCAGGGCGCGCGCGATTTCTACGAGGGAGAAACGGCCCGTATCCTCGCCGAAGAAATGAAAAAGCACGGCGGGCTGATCACGCTCGAGGACCTGCGCGGTTATCAGGCGGCGGAACGCGAACCGCTCAGGGGCGCCTACCGCGGCCACACGATCATCACCGCGCCGCTGCCGAGTTCGGGCGGCGTCGGCATCCTGCAGATGCTCGGCATGCTCGAGGGAACCGGATACGAAAAGCACGGCGCGGGCTCGGCAGCCTCGCTGCACTGGATCGCCGAGGTCATGCGGCGCTACTTCGCCGACCGCGCAGAG
This DNA window, taken from Bryobacteraceae bacterium, encodes the following:
- a CDS encoding gamma-glutamyltransferase, with the translated sequence MRKSLIFAILALSVTPASQAREPVRARHAMVVAQEPLAADVGAEVLRKGGNAIDAAVAVAFALAVTHPSAGNLGGGGFLLVRFADGRSAFIDFREMAPLAASRDMYVGADGKLTEDSLIGWRAAAVPGTVRGLELAHRKFGSRPWAELLQPAIRLAAGGVTLSYAEARSLCGARARLSRFEESRRIFLKDGACYEPGEVLRQPELARTLERIARQGARDFYEGETARILAEEMKKHGGLITLEDLRGYQAAEREPLRGAYRGHTIITAPLPSSGGVGILQMLGMLEGTGYEKHGAGSAASLHWIAEVMRRYFADRAEFLGDSDFARVPVRGLLEPSYIASRRASIRADRATPSSELGAGRPARESEDTTHFNVIDAQGNAAALTYTINNSYGNAVTVPRLGFLLNNEMDDFAVQPGKPNMFGLIQGEANAIAPRKRPLSAMTPTIVEKDGRLVMALGAPGGPRIISGVLQVLLNVIDFGMDIQRAVDQPRIHHQWMPDRLYHEQGLSPDTLDLLRQRGHDLSPIFAVGSVEAIMVEEPRVRSVEDATTKGANVTERIRWLAAAQNGRSAGKASGF